AACATCTCCCCAAGCCTTGCAACAAGATTCTGCCTCGCACTGCTAGTGTGCAATTCGGTAAGCTCAGCAGCCCGCGCGGCATCGCGCGCAGCAATGGCATCTGCGATGGCCTGGTGCTCATCCCAGATCGAATCCCGCAACCGCGAAGACTGCAGCACAGCGCCCATCACCCGGCGCAAATGCACCCAATGCAACTGCGCACTCTCAACGATCAGCGGATTCCCCGACGCTTCATAAATAGCCGTATGAAAAGCAATATCGGCATCGATCATCGCCTTCACGTCCTTACCCTTCGACACCAGCCGCCCGCGCATGATCAGCGCGCTATCGATCACAGCGCCGCGCTCAGCGGCAAGCTTCGCAGCAAGCGTATCGAGCGCGCCGCGCACCTGGTAAAGATGACTCGTCCATTCGACATCGAGCGGCGCCACCAGCACCCCGCGTCCCGGCGCATCCTGCACGAGCCCGTCCTTCTTCAGCAGACGCAGCGCCTGCAGCACAGGTGAACGCGACACCGCGAACTGCTCCGCGATCTCTTCCTGCGTCAATCGCGTGCCGGGCGCGAGCGACCCGTCGCTAATCGCATCGGCAAGCACGCGATACACCTCCTCGACATAGTCGGGACGGACCTGCAGCTTTTCGAACTTCATTGTCATCGTGAGCCTCTGTACTTTGGATACAGACTACATCGCGCTCGCCAACCGGTCAACCTTAGGTGTAAACCTTGATTGGCGCGGATTCGGCACATGCTTAATCTTTGTATACAGAGTTCGGTATACGTATTCAAACGACGGAAGGCAGTCAAAACGACGGTCTTCAGTTACCCACAGTCAAAAAGGAGCGGTCATGACAATCAAGTCGGAGCAGATGGAGAAGGGCGGCAGCGCAGGCGGCACCGTGGTGAAGAAGCTGATTCCCTACGGCGGCTACTACACGAACAAGATTCCGACGCACGATGTCGAGTTGACCGAGACGGGTCCCGGCACGCCGACGGGTGAATACATGCGCCGCTTCTGGCATCCCGTCTGCATGTCGATGGAACTCACCGACACGCCCCGCTTCCTGAAGATCCTCAACGAAGAACTGGTTGCGTTCCGCGACGGCAGTGGCCGTATCGGCCTGTTGCATGCGCATTGCGTGCATCGCGGCGCGTCGCTTGAATACGGTGCGATCCAGGAGCGCGGCATCCAGTGCTGCTATCACGGCATGGTGTTCGACGTCGACGGCACCTGTCTGCATGCGCCGTTTCCGAAGGGCGAAGAGGCGGAAGCCGAGAAGTACGCATGCTCGATCCGTCAGGGCGCTTACAAGGCCATCGAGCGCAACGGCCTCGTGTTCGCCTATATGGGCCCGCCCGA
The Paraburkholderia terrae genome window above contains:
- a CDS encoding GntR family transcriptional regulator, with product MTMKFEKLQVRPDYVEEVYRVLADAISDGSLAPGTRLTQEEIAEQFAVSRSPVLQALRLLKKDGLVQDAPGRGVLVAPLDVEWTSHLYQVRGALDTLAAKLAAERGAVIDSALIMRGRLVSKGKDVKAMIDADIAFHTAIYEASGNPLIVESAQLHWVHLRRVMGAVLQSSRLRDSIWDEHQAIADAIAARDAARAAELTELHTSSARQNLVARLGEMLKAG